The Cytophagia bacterium CHB2 region GTCTTCTGGGAGCGGCTCCAATACGATTCTCCCTTCTTTCAGCTCTGACACAAGGGCGGTTCCAGGAGAAAGCCGTAAGGCACTAAGAAGCTCAGGCGCAAGTATTACACGTCCCATCTCATCGATTTCGATGGTGACTTGTGTAGGCATAGGGTTATTTCCATTTTAGCCAGCTTGGACCGTAAGAGGCACGAACGACTCTACAGGAATCGCCAAAGTTTCTTTGGCTTCTCTTTGTTTATCGTGAATGGCTTTGAATCGAGCCTCGACAGCCAGCAAAGCTTCTGCGGGGTAATAGCGCTCGCCGCAGCGCAAGCAGACTT contains the following coding sequences:
- a CDS encoding type II toxin-antitoxin system MqsA family antitoxin, with protein sequence MKNNQCPFCGSEDCEERRVEYIYRRNDKYLIVRDMPCEVCLRCGERYYPAEALLAVEARFKAIHDKQREAKETLAIPVESFVPLTVQAG